In Musa acuminata AAA Group cultivar baxijiao chromosome BXJ3-9, Cavendish_Baxijiao_AAA, whole genome shotgun sequence, a single genomic region encodes these proteins:
- the LOC135649200 gene encoding uncharacterized protein LOC135649200 codes for MRLLRRIAGLLGLAREEDDARRGKEGSGGGGGGGGDGGGGEERTRTSGAAGCSAAAAARGGFGVQVPVAVEKPALSPVLVPCEPGEGGVQGFRWYTRRLRIDEDGDVANEFLDEVAPEVSPENLVVLPKFQVKHNTQPTAMAMRKQVIAVDGNIHQSLEYQGKLQWA; via the exons ATGAGGCTCCTTCGACGGATCGCCGGCTTGCTGGGCCTCGCGAGGGAGGAGGACGACGCCCGCAGAGGAAAGGAAGGcagtggcggaggaggaggaggaggaggcgatggAGGGGGCGGCGAGGAGCGGACAAGAACGAGCGGAGCGGCGGGCTGTAGCGCCGCAGCCGCTGCAAGAGGAGGGTTCGGCGTCCAGGTTCCCGTCGCCGTCGAGAAGcctgctctcagcccggtcctcgtCCCCTGCGAGCCCGGCGAAGGCGGCGTCCAG GGGTTCAGGTGGTACACAAGAAGACTCCGGATCGACGAGGACGGGGACGTGGCGAACGAGTTCCTGGACGAAGTTGCACCTGAGGTCTCACCCGAGAACCTCGTAGTACTTCCCAAGTTCCAGGTGAAGCACAACACCCAGCCCACCGCCATGGCCATGAGAAAGCAGGTCATCGCGGTGGACGGGAACATCCACCAGAGCCTGGAGTACCAGGGAAAATTGCAGTGGGCATGA
- the LOC103998979 gene encoding type I inositol polyphosphate 5-phosphatase 2-like isoform X2 yields MVMVGTWNVAGRFPVGDLELDEWLDTKEPADMYVLGFQEVVPLNAGNVLGAEDNRPIQKWEEIIRRTLNKSLQPKALCKSYSAPPSAASMSSTPADADTDNKEAASLLTTGTDDYGKLNRKKTNTSDGGIKLDWPEYSLDTPHQVLTSGKRLRRVFSSSARIGLDWLEEAQVLEPCNLAINAGLKRVCHSSGNLGMLWSEQQVAADVLDSVNDISDRSSEEEAKSDEADADEQRSRPRSRYSRVVSKQMVGIYVSVWVCRRLRRHVNNLKVSPVGVGLLGYMGNKGSVSVSMTLFQTRLCFVCSHLTSGHKEGDQHKRNSDVYDILQRTRFASAMNADHPQTIPSHDRIFWLGDLNYRLTMPDAEIRGLVASRRWDELMKFDQLSNELRSGHTFDGWKEGLITFPPTYKYESNSNRYVGEDAREGEKRRSPAWCDRIVWLGKGIKQLSYWRSEQSLSDHRPVSSVFLVEVEVLNQRKLERVLNFTTAGLISEKNL; encoded by the exons AT GGTGATGGTCGGCACATGGAACGTCGCGGGAAGGTTCCCAGTGGGGGATCTTGAGCTTGATGAATGGCTTGACACCAAAGAACCTGCTGATATGTATGTTCTTGG CTTCCAAGAGGTAGTCCCCTTGAATGCCGGCAATGTTCTCGGAGCTGAGGACAACAGGCCAATCCAGAAGTGGGAGGAGATCATAAGGAGAACACTCAACAAGTCTTTGCAGCCCAAGGCACTCTGCAAAAGCTACAGTGCTCCTCCCTCGGCTGCATCCATGTCCTCAACTCCTGCTGATGCTGACACAGACAACAAGGAGGCAGCATCTCTACTGACTACTGGCACCGACGACTACGGTAAGCTCAACCGGAAGAAGACCAACACCAGTGATGGTGGCATCAAGCTAGACTGGCCTGAGTATTCACTAGATACGCCACATCAAGTGCTGACATCCGGCAAGAGACTGAGAAGGGTGTTCAGCAGTTCTGCCAGAATCGGATTGGATTGGCTGGAAGAGGCTCAGGTGTTGGAGCCTTGCAATCTGGCCATCAATGCAGGGCTGAAGAGAGTGTGCCACAGCTCGGGGAACCTCGGAATGCTGTGGTCAGAGCAGCAAGTGGCAGCCGATGTTCTCGATTCCGTGAACGACATCTCCGACAGGTCCTCCGAAGAGGAAGCGAAGAGCGACGAAGCTGACGCGGACGAACAGAGATCACGGCCGCGCTCCAGATACTCTCGCGTCGTCAGCAAGCAGATGGTGGGCATCTACGTCTCGGTCTGGGTGTGCCGGAGGCTGCGCAGGCACGTGAACAACCTGAAGGTCTCACCGGTGGGCGTTGGACTCTTGGGCTACATGGGCAACAAG GGATCGGTTTCTGTGAGCATGACTCTCTTCCAAACGCGTCTGTGCTTCGTCTGCTCTCACCTCACGTCCGGCCACAAGGAGGGGGATCAACACAAGCGGAACTCCGACGTTTACGACATCCTTCAGCGCACGCGGTTCGCATCCGCCATGAATGCCGATCATCCACAGACGATTCCGTCTCATGA TCGAATCTTCTGGTTGGGGGACTTGAACTATCGCCTGACAATGCCGGACGCTGAGATCAGAGGTCTGGTTGCTTCACGACGGTGGGATGAGCTCATGAAGTTTGATCAG CTGAGCAACGAGCTGAGAAGTGGCCACACATTCGATGGATGGAAGGAAGGGTTGATTACTTTTCCACCCACCTACAAGTACGAGAGTAATTCCAACAGATATGTTGGAGAGGATGCAAGAGAGGGGGAGAAAAGGAGGTCCCCTGCgtg GTGCGATCGCATTGTGTGGTTGGGGAAGGGAATCAAACAGCTATCGTACTGGAGATCTGAGCAGAGCCTCTCCGATCACCGCCCTGTTAGTTCTGTGTTCCTGGTAGAAGTCGAAGTCCTTAACCAGAGGAAATTGGAGAGGGTGTTAAACTTCACCACTGCTGGGTTGATATCTGAGAAGAACTTGTAG
- the LOC135649417 gene encoding AT-hook motif nuclear-localized protein 23-like, which produces MAGLDLGTASRFLHPLHLHLPHTRPDSEESPAAGGDGASGEVQASHGLELSAPAGPGDVVGRRPRGRPPGSKNKPKPPVIITRESANALRAHMLEVAGGCDVFECLSTYARRRQRGVCVLSGSGTVANVSLRQPAGAPVATLQGRFEILSLSGSFLPPPAPPGATSLAVFLAGGPGQVVGGSVVGALIAAGPVIVIAASFTNVAYERLPLDEEEEEATAAAAAHQQLQMHPPVSQSPNADGGGTSGGVGTSFTDPSSGLPFFSLPLNMPQLPMDGHSGWAGGASAARPPY; this is translated from the coding sequence ATGGCGGGGCTCGATCTCGGCACTGCCTCCCGCTTCCTCCACCCTCTCCACCTCCACCTTCCCCACACCAGGCCCGACTCGGAGGAATCCCCCGCGGCCGGGGGCGACGGGGCCTCCGGTGAGGTGCAGGCCAGCCATGGCTTGGAGCTGTCCGCCCCCGCTGGCCCCGGCGACGTCGTCGGCCGCCGGCCCCGCGGGCGCCCCCCGGGGTCCAAGAACAAGCCGAAGCCACCGGTGATCATCACCCGGGAGAGCGCCAACGCGCTGCGCGCGCACATGCTGGAGGTCGCCGGCGGCTGCGACGTGTTCGAGTGCCTGTCGACGTACGCCCGCCGCCGGCAGCGCGGGGTGTGCGTGCTCAGCGGCAGCGGGACCGTCGCCAACGTCAGCCTCCGCCAGCCTGCCGGCGCCCCCGTCGCGACCCTGCAGGGCCGCTTCGAGATCCTGTCCCTCTCGGGCTCCTTCCTCCCGCCGCCCGCCCCGCCGGGGGCGACCAGCCTCGCGGTCTTCCTGGCCGGCGGGCCTGGGCAGGTGGTCGGGGGGAGCGTCGTCGGCGCGCTGATCGCTGCCGGGCCCGTGATAGTGATCGCGGCGTCGTTTACCAACGTCGCCTACGAGCGACTGCCgttggacgaggaggaggaggaggcaacgGCCGCGGCCGCAGCACATCAGCAGCTCCAGATGCACCCGCCGGTGTCACAGAGCCCCAACGCCGACGGAGGTGGAACAAGCGGCGGCGTCGGGACTTCCTTTACGGACCCGTCGTCCGGGTTGCCGTTCTTCAGCTTGCCGCTCAACATGCCGCAGCTGCCGATGGACGGGCACAGCGGGTGGGCCGGCGGTGCTTCTGCTGCCCGGCCGCCGTACTGA
- the LOC103998979 gene encoding type I inositol polyphosphate 5-phosphatase 2-like isoform X1 produces the protein MRTRKGRRSESFWPSIVMRKWLNIKPKVHEFSEDEVDTESDDDVQDARISSMASFLEAVGSKDEYKPHASETETRIPLSRIRRRKSETLRFNYITNKDVRVMVGTWNVAGRFPVGDLELDEWLDTKEPADMYVLGFQEVVPLNAGNVLGAEDNRPIQKWEEIIRRTLNKSLQPKALCKSYSAPPSAASMSSTPADADTDNKEAASLLTTGTDDYGKLNRKKTNTSDGGIKLDWPEYSLDTPHQVLTSGKRLRRVFSSSARIGLDWLEEAQVLEPCNLAINAGLKRVCHSSGNLGMLWSEQQVAADVLDSVNDISDRSSEEEAKSDEADADEQRSRPRSRYSRVVSKQMVGIYVSVWVCRRLRRHVNNLKVSPVGVGLLGYMGNKGSVSVSMTLFQTRLCFVCSHLTSGHKEGDQHKRNSDVYDILQRTRFASAMNADHPQTIPSHDRIFWLGDLNYRLTMPDAEIRGLVASRRWDELMKFDQLSNELRSGHTFDGWKEGLITFPPTYKYESNSNRYVGEDAREGEKRRSPAWCDRIVWLGKGIKQLSYWRSEQSLSDHRPVSSVFLVEVEVLNQRKLERVLNFTTAGLISEKNL, from the exons aTGAGAACCAGGAAAGGCCGGCGCTCTGAG TCCTTCTGGCCCTCTATAGTAATGAGGAAGTGGCTCAACATCAAGCCAAAGGTGCATGAATTCAGCGAGGATGAGGTCGACACCGAGAGCGACGATGATG TCCAAGATGCAAGGATCTCAAGCATGGCTTCATTTCTTGAAGCAGTAGGAAGCAAAGATGAATACAAACCTCATGCATCAG AAACAGAAACAAGAATTCCATTGTCAAGAATTCGGAGAAGAAAATCTGAAACTCTGCGTTTTAACTACATAACTAACAAAGATGTGAG GGTGATGGTCGGCACATGGAACGTCGCGGGAAGGTTCCCAGTGGGGGATCTTGAGCTTGATGAATGGCTTGACACCAAAGAACCTGCTGATATGTATGTTCTTGG CTTCCAAGAGGTAGTCCCCTTGAATGCCGGCAATGTTCTCGGAGCTGAGGACAACAGGCCAATCCAGAAGTGGGAGGAGATCATAAGGAGAACACTCAACAAGTCTTTGCAGCCCAAGGCACTCTGCAAAAGCTACAGTGCTCCTCCCTCGGCTGCATCCATGTCCTCAACTCCTGCTGATGCTGACACAGACAACAAGGAGGCAGCATCTCTACTGACTACTGGCACCGACGACTACGGTAAGCTCAACCGGAAGAAGACCAACACCAGTGATGGTGGCATCAAGCTAGACTGGCCTGAGTATTCACTAGATACGCCACATCAAGTGCTGACATCCGGCAAGAGACTGAGAAGGGTGTTCAGCAGTTCTGCCAGAATCGGATTGGATTGGCTGGAAGAGGCTCAGGTGTTGGAGCCTTGCAATCTGGCCATCAATGCAGGGCTGAAGAGAGTGTGCCACAGCTCGGGGAACCTCGGAATGCTGTGGTCAGAGCAGCAAGTGGCAGCCGATGTTCTCGATTCCGTGAACGACATCTCCGACAGGTCCTCCGAAGAGGAAGCGAAGAGCGACGAAGCTGACGCGGACGAACAGAGATCACGGCCGCGCTCCAGATACTCTCGCGTCGTCAGCAAGCAGATGGTGGGCATCTACGTCTCGGTCTGGGTGTGCCGGAGGCTGCGCAGGCACGTGAACAACCTGAAGGTCTCACCGGTGGGCGTTGGACTCTTGGGCTACATGGGCAACAAG GGATCGGTTTCTGTGAGCATGACTCTCTTCCAAACGCGTCTGTGCTTCGTCTGCTCTCACCTCACGTCCGGCCACAAGGAGGGGGATCAACACAAGCGGAACTCCGACGTTTACGACATCCTTCAGCGCACGCGGTTCGCATCCGCCATGAATGCCGATCATCCACAGACGATTCCGTCTCATGA TCGAATCTTCTGGTTGGGGGACTTGAACTATCGCCTGACAATGCCGGACGCTGAGATCAGAGGTCTGGTTGCTTCACGACGGTGGGATGAGCTCATGAAGTTTGATCAG CTGAGCAACGAGCTGAGAAGTGGCCACACATTCGATGGATGGAAGGAAGGGTTGATTACTTTTCCACCCACCTACAAGTACGAGAGTAATTCCAACAGATATGTTGGAGAGGATGCAAGAGAGGGGGAGAAAAGGAGGTCCCCTGCgtg GTGCGATCGCATTGTGTGGTTGGGGAAGGGAATCAAACAGCTATCGTACTGGAGATCTGAGCAGAGCCTCTCCGATCACCGCCCTGTTAGTTCTGTGTTCCTGGTAGAAGTCGAAGTCCTTAACCAGAGGAAATTGGAGAGGGTGTTAAACTTCACCACTGCTGGGTTGATATCTGAGAAGAACTTGTAG
- the LOC135649083 gene encoding late embryogenesis abundant protein 18-like, producing the protein MQAVKKVKDMASTAKEKLKEHEVKGEEKVEKAAARTKEEKVAAEERAKAKKAEAKMKMHQEKAQHSDDAAAHRGSHLLHGGHHHLPIGAATPTPPGVAVPTFPVSSVRPAATKY; encoded by the coding sequence ATGCAGGCTGTCAAGAAGGTGAAGGACATGGCAAGCACCGCCAAGGAGAAGCTAAAGGAGCACGAAGTCAAGGGCGAGGAGAAGGTTGAGAAGGCCGCTGCTAGGACCAAGGAGGAGAAGGTGGCAGCGGAGGAGCGGGCCAAGGCCAAGAAGGCCGAGGCCAAGATGAAAATGCACCAGGAGAAGGCCCAGCATAGCGACGACGCCGCTGCACATCGCGGCTCCCACTTGCTCCATGGCGGCCATCACCACCTGCCAATCGGCGCCGCCACTCCGACTCCTCCGGGAGTAGCCGTGCCGACCTTCCCGGTTTCCAGCGTCCGACCTGCAGCCACCAAGTACTAG